From Desulfosalsimonas propionicica, the proteins below share one genomic window:
- the prmA gene encoding 50S ribosomal protein L11 methyltransferase, with the protein MKWIQTRVIFESSDPESAAAMITDIFCDLGLQGVIVESPDADPELDWADDALPRPRQNAVIGFFRADDQLEQNRRKLEEALCRLPASVADACSTRYSDVDEQDWAESWKAHFHPVRISDRLVVKPSWRDFQAGGDDIVIELDPGMAFGAGTHPTTALCMRLIEAHLRPGARVLDVGTGSGILLVTAAKLGAAQLEGIDCDPVAVDVAQQNLLANRVCKDCFCLRTGDLVTDTRGSFDLVVANILTQTILPMIPDIPVLLTGEKIFITSGIIEEKRDMIIGALQQQGFTILEVLNEDGWVAIAAKLA; encoded by the coding sequence ATGAAATGGATTCAAACCCGCGTAATATTTGAGTCGTCAGATCCCGAGTCTGCAGCCGCCATGATAACCGACATCTTCTGCGATCTGGGCCTGCAGGGCGTGATCGTGGAAAGCCCGGATGCAGACCCGGAACTGGACTGGGCCGACGATGCCCTGCCCCGGCCGCGGCAGAATGCAGTAATCGGCTTTTTCAGAGCAGATGATCAATTGGAACAAAACCGCCGTAAGCTGGAAGAGGCCCTTTGCCGGCTGCCGGCATCTGTTGCGGACGCATGCTCGACGCGTTACAGCGACGTGGATGAGCAGGACTGGGCCGAATCCTGGAAGGCCCATTTTCACCCGGTGCGCATCTCCGATCGCCTGGTGGTCAAGCCTTCCTGGCGGGATTTTCAAGCCGGCGGCGATGATATCGTCATTGAGCTGGATCCGGGAATGGCCTTTGGCGCGGGAACCCATCCCACAACAGCCCTGTGCATGCGCCTAATCGAAGCCCACCTGCGGCCAGGAGCCCGGGTGCTGGACGTGGGTACCGGTTCGGGGATTCTGCTGGTGACCGCGGCAAAACTGGGGGCAGCGCAGCTTGAAGGCATTGACTGCGATCCAGTGGCCGTGGATGTTGCCCAACAAAATCTGCTGGCAAACCGGGTCTGCAAAGACTGCTTTTGCCTGCGCACCGGGGATCTGGTGACAGACACCCGGGGCAGTTTTGACCTGGTGGTGGCCAACATCCTGACCCAGACCATCCTGCCCATGATCCCGGACATTCCGGTACTGCTCACCGGGGAAAAAATTTTTATCACCTCCGGGATTATCGAGGAAAAGCGGGACATGATTATTGGCGCTCTTCAACAACAGGGATTTACCATACTCGAAGTGCTCAATGAAGACGGCTGGGTGGCCATCGCCGCAAAACTGGCTTAA
- the rsmD gene encoding 16S rRNA (guanine(966)-N(2))-methyltransferase RsmD, with protein MKIIAGKNRGRNLFSLPDRTTRPTSGKVREAVFNICAGRVPGARVADLFAGTGAFGLEALSRGAGYAVFVESERRAVATIEKNVAACRAEQQSRVLCRNILQDPGFLSSTGLFFDLVFLDPPYNAGALEPAIKNLAAGGVLAPKALVIIEHAPADPLPDNLFGLQCTDQRKYGKTIVSFLSNMVANGKSDTGPSPGK; from the coding sequence ATGAAAATCATTGCCGGAAAAAACAGGGGCAGAAACCTGTTTTCCCTCCCGGACCGCACCACACGGCCAACTTCAGGAAAGGTCCGGGAAGCCGTGTTCAACATCTGCGCCGGGCGTGTCCCCGGCGCCCGGGTGGCGGACCTGTTTGCCGGAACCGGGGCCTTTGGCCTGGAAGCCCTGAGCCGGGGGGCCGGGTATGCGGTATTTGTGGAATCCGAACGCAGGGCTGTGGCCACAATCGAAAAAAACGTGGCCGCCTGCCGGGCAGAGCAGCAGTCGCGGGTACTGTGCCGAAACATTTTGCAGGATCCGGGATTTTTGTCTTCAACCGGGCTTTTCTTCGACCTGGTGTTTCTGGATCCCCCATACAACGCCGGGGCCCTGGAGCCGGCCATAAAAAACCTGGCCGCCGGAGGTGTGCTGGCGCCGAAGGCGCTTGTGATCATCGAGCATGCGCCTGCAGATCCCCTTCCCGACAATCTTTTCGGCCTGCAATGCACAGATCAGCGCAAATACGGAAAAACCATTGTCAGCTTTTTGTCAAATATGGTAGCAAACGGGAAATCCGATACCGGACCATCTCCGGGGAAATGA
- a CDS encoding DUF4390 domain-containing protein produces the protein MKKTRFFFLILLAVFLIPAIVPAPAEAQKARLTDMVISNTRDDLLLFVTVEGAFTEQMKQAVLNGIPTSFSFIVRLEKINAFVLPNSLVAEKKVTHTIKYESLKKQFVIRRSWEENRTLTTDSFEKARQWMSEIKSLRIAALDKLQEGKKYRIRAKARLDTVELPFYLNYIFFFVSLWDFETNWHSLEFGY, from the coding sequence GTGAAAAAAACACGTTTTTTTTTCCTCATCCTCCTGGCTGTTTTCCTGATCCCGGCAATCGTGCCGGCGCCTGCCGAGGCTCAAAAAGCCCGGCTGACCGACATGGTAATCAGCAATACCCGGGATGATCTGCTTTTGTTTGTTACAGTTGAAGGCGCTTTTACCGAACAGATGAAACAGGCCGTGCTAAACGGCATTCCCACATCCTTTTCCTTTATTGTCCGCCTGGAGAAGATCAATGCCTTTGTGCTTCCCAACTCCCTGGTGGCGGAAAAAAAAGTTACCCACACCATCAAATATGAAAGCCTCAAAAAACAGTTTGTGATCCGCCGTTCCTGGGAGGAGAACCGAACCCTGACCACGGACAGCTTTGAAAAGGCCCGGCAATGGATGTCGGAAATCAAAAGTCTGCGCATCGCCGCACTTGACAAACTCCAGGAAGGCAAAAAATATCGAATCCGGGCCAAGGCCAGGCTCGATACGGTGGAACTGCCTTTTTACCTGAATTACATCTTTTTTTTCGTTTCCCTGTGGGATTTTGAAACCAACTGGCACAGCCTTGAATTCGGTTATTGA
- a CDS encoding protein-L-isoaspartate(D-aspartate) O-methyltransferase, which translates to MEGDSRRYQRQREAMVKNQIETRGVNDPGTLAAMRRVPRHLFVNEALMDQAYNDHPLPIGEQQTISQPYIVAMMTEALQLNQDDRVLEIGTGSGYQAAVLAEIAYRVYTIERNRTLYESARKMFEGIGYYNIIARYSDGTIGWREESPFDAIMVTAGAPEIPKPLVDQLATGGRMVIPVGSSLSQKMIKVVKEDQGLHQSELGGCRFVRLVGQYGWRDA; encoded by the coding sequence ATGGAAGGTGACTCCCGACGATATCAGCGCCAGCGCGAAGCCATGGTTAAAAACCAGATCGAAACCCGTGGGGTGAACGATCCCGGGACTCTTGCGGCCATGCGGCGGGTGCCCCGTCACCTGTTTGTCAACGAAGCCCTCATGGATCAGGCTTACAATGATCATCCCCTGCCCATCGGCGAGCAGCAAACCATTTCCCAGCCCTATATCGTGGCCATGATGACCGAAGCCCTGCAGCTCAACCAGGACGACCGGGTCCTGGAAATCGGAACGGGTTCAGGCTACCAGGCGGCCGTGCTGGCGGAAATCGCCTACCGGGTTTATACCATTGAACGCAACCGGACCCTGTATGAAAGCGCCCGCAAAATGTTTGAGGGAATTGGTTACTACAACATCATTGCCCGTTATTCCGACGGCACCATCGGCTGGCGGGAAGAAAGCCCGTTTGATGCCATCATGGTCACAGCCGGTGCCCCTGAAATCCCCAAGCCCTTGGTGGACCAGCTGGCCACGGGTGGGCGCATGGTGATTCCCGTGGGTTCTTCCCTTTCCCAGAAAATGATCAAGGTTGTCAAGGAAGACCAGGGACTGCATCAGAGCGAACTGGGCGGATGCCGGTTTGTCCGGCTTGTAGGCCAGTACGGGTGGAGAGACGCTTGA
- a CDS encoding sensor histidine kinase, whose product MRPNRYITPTPPDHEADRRRRKRDMIIIAVVLVLVGLLSYLIVKPMVRGMEVPFSSMMLMFILMNIDMLLILLLIFLVFRNLVKLFYERRSRIPGTRLRTKLVAAFISLSLLPAGVLFAFSLHFISSSIGFWFQVPIEQALDNSLAVGQSMYQHVENNNRFFLEKAAYQINSRNLLKPDNNTSLDNYIQIVQREFNIDAVEAYGANFRRLGFSTGPGLPAAALSEVDANQLQKSMATPSPTWSTSELLSHGELIRNIATVPYGAKGDEIKGFVVISVLLPPDMAEHLASISRGLEEYKQIEMLKQPIRLSYFITLSVVALLVVFCAIWFGMYLSRSITIPIMELAEGTRKLAEGDLTYNINVQADDEMKTLVDSFNKMTRELRFNRRELEFSARKLYEQNLEIEERRRYMEIVLNNVSAGVISLDAHGLITTINASAEEMLQIQAAEVLKKSYRHLLSEPYPKLASEIMTHFSSQSDDSVSKALNLTINGKRRTFKVNFNALKDDAGRQLGIVMVFDDLTELEKAQRMAAWREVARRIAHEVKNPLTPISLSAQRLKRKYQKQIDDPVFDECTQTIIDHTDLIRNLVNEFSSFARFPTANPSPCELSPIIYESVALYREGHPEIAFSVKISQDIPGLNLDRQQIKQVLINLIDNAIAAIREQGKISITAEFAPEEEKVRIAVADTGSGIPDADKPYLFEPDFTTKKSGMGLGLAIVATIVADHQGTISTEDNPSGGARFIIELPV is encoded by the coding sequence GTGAGACCCAACCGATACATCACCCCCACCCCCCCGGATCATGAAGCAGACCGCAGACGCCGAAAGCGCGACATGATCATCATCGCAGTTGTTCTGGTTCTGGTGGGTCTGCTGTCGTATCTCATTGTCAAGCCCATGGTAAGGGGCATGGAGGTGCCCTTTTCGAGCATGATGCTGATGTTTATTCTCATGAACATCGACATGCTCCTGATCCTGCTGCTGATCTTTCTGGTCTTCCGAAACCTGGTGAAACTGTTTTATGAAAGACGCAGCCGGATTCCCGGCACGCGGCTGCGTACCAAACTGGTGGCCGCTTTTATCTCCCTGAGCCTGCTGCCGGCCGGTGTGCTGTTTGCCTTTTCCCTGCATTTTATCTCCAGCAGCATCGGATTCTGGTTCCAGGTCCCCATTGAACAGGCTTTGGACAATTCCCTTGCCGTGGGCCAGAGCATGTATCAGCATGTGGAGAACAACAACCGGTTTTTCCTGGAAAAAGCCGCCTACCAGATCAACAGCCGCAACCTGCTCAAGCCGGATAACAACACGAGCCTGGACAACTACATCCAGATTGTGCAGCGCGAATTTAACATTGATGCCGTGGAGGCCTACGGCGCCAACTTCAGGCGCCTTGGCTTTTCCACCGGCCCCGGGCTTCCGGCCGCGGCCTTATCCGAAGTCGACGCCAATCAGCTGCAGAAATCCATGGCCACGCCTTCACCAACATGGTCCACATCGGAACTGCTTTCCCACGGAGAGCTGATCCGAAATATCGCTACAGTGCCCTACGGCGCCAAGGGCGATGAAATCAAAGGCTTTGTGGTCATCAGTGTACTTCTGCCCCCGGACATGGCCGAACACCTGGCATCCATATCCCGCGGCCTGGAAGAATACAAGCAGATCGAAATGCTCAAGCAGCCCATCCGGCTGTCGTATTTTATCACCTTATCGGTGGTGGCCCTGCTGGTGGTTTTTTGCGCCATCTGGTTTGGCATGTATCTTTCCCGCTCTATTACCATTCCCATTATGGAACTGGCCGAAGGGACCCGGAAGCTGGCAGAAGGCGACCTGACTTATAACATTAACGTCCAGGCCGACGATGAAATGAAAACCCTGGTGGACTCGTTTAACAAAATGACCCGGGAGCTTCGGTTCAACCGGAGGGAGCTGGAGTTTTCCGCCAGAAAGCTCTACGAACAGAACCTGGAGATCGAGGAACGGCGCAGATACATGGAAATTGTTTTAAACAACGTATCCGCCGGGGTCATATCCCTCGACGCCCACGGCCTGATTACCACCATCAATGCATCGGCCGAAGAGATGCTCCAGATACAGGCTGCAGAGGTTTTGAAAAAAAGCTACAGACACCTGCTGAGCGAACCCTATCCCAAGCTGGCCTCTGAAATCATGACGCACTTCTCCAGCCAGTCTGACGACAGCGTTTCCAAAGCCCTGAACCTGACCATCAACGGAAAGCGACGGACCTTCAAGGTCAATTTCAATGCCTTAAAAGACGATGCCGGCCGTCAGCTGGGCATTGTGATGGTTTTCGATGATCTGACCGAGCTGGAAAAAGCCCAGCGCATGGCTGCCTGGCGGGAAGTGGCCAGAAGAATCGCCCATGAGGTGAAAAATCCCCTCACACCCATTTCCCTGTCTGCCCAGCGGCTGAAACGCAAATACCAGAAACAGATCGATGATCCCGTGTTTGACGAGTGCACCCAGACCATTATCGATCACACGGATCTGATCCGAAACCTGGTCAATGAATTTTCCTCGTTCGCCCGCTTTCCGACTGCCAATCCCTCCCCCTGCGAGCTGAGCCCCATTATTTACGAATCCGTGGCCCTTTACAGGGAAGGACACCCGGAAATTGCGTTTTCGGTAAAAATCAGCCAAGACATCCCCGGGCTCAACCTGGACCGCCAGCAGATCAAGCAGGTCCTGATCAACCTGATTGATAACGCCATTGCCGCCATCCGGGAACAGGGAAAAATTTCCATTACCGCCGAATTTGCCCCGGAAGAGGAAAAAGTCCGGATTGCCGTGGCAGACACGGGAAGCGGAATCCCGGACGCAGACAAGCCCTATCTGTTTGAGCCGGATTTTACCACCAAAAAATCCGGGATGGGCCTGGGACTTGCCATTGTGGCCACAATTGTGGCAGACCATCAGGGCACCATCAGCACAGAAGACAACCCGTCCGGCGGAGCGCGCTTTATCATTGAACTGCCGGTGTAA
- the coaD gene encoding pantetheine-phosphate adenylyltransferase — protein sequence MEKIAIYPGSFDPVTNGHLDIIERGLKIFDRLIITILENPAKKLLFSVDERIDLLTRSLAGFSNVESASYDGLLVDYAKQRNAHAILRGMRAVSDFEYEFQMALMNRRLNREVQTVFLMTGLRWIFTSSSIIKEAAKFGGNIESMVPPVVQEKLEQRFHCLLGGDSEDSDETV from the coding sequence ATGGAAAAAATCGCCATCTACCCGGGATCATTTGACCCGGTCACCAACGGTCACCTGGATATCATTGAGCGGGGCCTGAAAATCTTTGACCGCCTCATTATCACCATACTGGAAAACCCGGCGAAAAAACTGCTTTTCTCCGTGGACGAGCGCATTGATCTGCTCACACGATCCCTTGCCGGGTTTTCAAACGTGGAAAGCGCCTCTTACGACGGCCTGCTGGTGGATTACGCCAAGCAGCGCAATGCGCATGCCATTTTGCGGGGCATGCGGGCGGTATCTGATTTTGAATACGAATTCCAGATGGCCCTGATGAACCGACGGCTCAACCGGGAGGTGCAGACCGTGTTTCTGATGACCGGATTGCGCTGGATTTTCACCAGTTCGTCGATTATCAAGGAAGCGGCCAAGTTCGGGGGCAATATCGAAAGCATGGTCCCGCCGGTGGTGCAGGAAAAACTGGAGCAGCGATTTCATTGTTTACTGGGGGGCGATTCCGAAGATTCAGATGAAACCGTGTGA
- a CDS encoding divergent polysaccharide deacetylase family protein, producing the protein MTEKKSTSRKTKSGAAKKSSSGKGTKKAAGRQKTASKKKTGADSQKKTRTRSSKAQKTLARSLKWDLLVFVAIVAMVVATAAYYRFELRPAQTDGVAVESTRASRRSPEPVKVLHPQTVKEGVAPDFEVFPPEPASAPATEPGPVAPPPVQIPDRRPMVAIIIDDMGYEMDVAENFLSLDCPLTYSILPQSPFQREIAQSAHNRGCQVMLHLPMEPREYPEVDPGPGALLTGMTTDERIGLLKSHLDAVPHISGVNNHMGSKMSADSAQMNQILSIVKKNKLFYIDSLTAADSRSGSSARLFQVPFARRDVFLDHVPEVEFIRGQLDRLVAVARKNGKAVGIGHPYPETYKVLTEKLPEIKNQVRLVPASEIVSGLDF; encoded by the coding sequence ATGACGGAAAAAAAAAGCACCAGCCGGAAAACCAAATCAGGTGCGGCAAAAAAATCCAGCAGCGGCAAAGGGACAAAAAAAGCCGCTGGCAGGCAAAAGACAGCCAGCAAGAAAAAAACAGGCGCAGACAGTCAGAAAAAGACCCGGACCCGGAGTTCGAAGGCACAGAAAACGCTGGCCAGGAGCCTGAAATGGGATCTTCTGGTCTTTGTGGCCATTGTGGCCATGGTGGTGGCCACTGCCGCCTATTACCGGTTTGAACTCAGGCCGGCTCAAACCGATGGCGTTGCGGTGGAGTCCACCCGGGCGTCACGACGTTCGCCGGAGCCGGTCAAGGTGCTCCACCCCCAGACGGTCAAGGAGGGTGTGGCCCCGGATTTTGAAGTCTTTCCCCCCGAGCCGGCTTCTGCTCCGGCAACGGAGCCGGGCCCGGTTGCGCCGCCGCCTGTCCAAATCCCTGACCGGCGGCCCATGGTGGCCATTATCATTGATGATATGGGCTATGAAATGGATGTGGCCGAAAACTTTTTGTCCCTTGACTGTCCTTTGACCTATTCAATTCTGCCCCAAAGTCCGTTTCAGCGGGAAATTGCCCAAAGCGCGCATAACAGGGGGTGCCAGGTCATGCTCCATCTGCCCATGGAGCCCAGGGAATATCCGGAGGTGGACCCGGGTCCGGGGGCTTTGCTGACCGGAATGACAACAGATGAACGCATCGGGCTGTTAAAATCCCACCTTGATGCGGTGCCCCATATTTCAGGAGTTAACAATCACATGGGATCGAAAATGAGTGCGGATTCGGCCCAGATGAATCAAATCTTATCGATTGTCAAAAAAAACAAGCTGTTTTATATTGACAGCCTCACCGCAGCAGACAGCCGGTCTGGTTCGTCTGCCCGGTTGTTTCAGGTGCCCTTTGCCAGGCGCGACGTTTTTCTTGATCATGTCCCTGAGGTCGAATTTATCCGCGGCCAGCTTGACCGGCTGGTGGCTGTTGCCCGTAAAAATGGGAAGGCCGTGGGCATCGGTCACCCCTATCCGGAAACCTACAAGGTCCTGACTGAAAAATTGCCGGAGATCAAAAACCAGGTTCGGCTGGTGCCGGCCTCCGAAATCGTTTCCGGCCTGGATTTTTGA
- a CDS encoding sigma-54-dependent transcriptional regulator, with product MFPTILIVDDEPSILRSLSGILMDEGFETMTATNGYEALQCVEAQTPDLVLLDIWMPGLDGIETLKEIKNLHSHVQVVMITGHGTIETAVNATKMGAYDFIEKPLNIDRVIVAINNALNFRRLEEENRFLRKKTIEKYAITGSSPATMELKKQIQIAAPTDAWILITGENGTGKELVARTIHQLSARCDKPLVDVNCAALNDESLESELLGHEKGAFAGAVTKKYGKFELAHTGTLFFDEIGDMGLKTQATILRILEEKQFQRLGGSRTIPIDVRVIAATNKNLKKAIREGTFREDLYYRINVVPISVPALRERIEDIPALIHVFLSKTAEDNGTPAKQMAPEAVEMLKQYEWPGNVRELKNLVERLDIMAGDSIGVKDLPAPYNTAVRPPATPAAELFSFDRLRDAQQAFEEVFIMQKLKSHDFDINKTAKSTGADKTRVKKIQQKITRQKGPEK from the coding sequence ATGTTTCCGACCATTCTGATCGTGGATGACGAACCTTCCATTCTCCGTTCCTTAAGCGGTATTCTCATGGACGAAGGCTTTGAAACCATGACCGCAACCAACGGCTATGAGGCCCTCCAGTGCGTGGAGGCCCAGACCCCGGACCTGGTACTGCTCGACATCTGGATGCCCGGATTAGACGGCATTGAAACCTTAAAGGAAATCAAAAACCTGCACTCCCATGTCCAGGTGGTGATGATCACCGGCCACGGCACCATTGAAACCGCAGTCAACGCCACGAAAATGGGCGCCTATGATTTTATTGAAAAGCCCCTGAACATCGACCGGGTGATTGTGGCCATCAACAATGCATTGAATTTCCGGCGCCTGGAGGAAGAAAACCGGTTTCTGCGGAAAAAAACCATTGAAAAATACGCCATCACCGGCAGCAGCCCGGCCACCATGGAGCTCAAAAAGCAAATCCAGATTGCCGCGCCAACCGATGCCTGGATCCTGATCACCGGTGAAAACGGCACCGGAAAAGAACTTGTGGCCCGAACCATTCACCAGTTGTCGGCCCGTTGTGACAAGCCTCTGGTGGATGTTAACTGCGCGGCGTTAAACGATGAAAGCCTGGAAAGCGAACTGCTGGGACATGAAAAGGGGGCTTTCGCCGGGGCGGTGACCAAAAAGTACGGCAAATTTGAACTGGCCCACACCGGGACCCTGTTTTTCGACGAAATCGGTGACATGGGCCTCAAGACACAGGCCACCATACTGCGGATTCTCGAAGAAAAACAATTTCAGCGCCTGGGCGGCAGCCGAACCATTCCCATTGATGTTCGGGTGATTGCCGCGACAAACAAAAATCTGAAAAAAGCCATACGGGAGGGCACATTCCGCGAAGATCTGTATTACCGGATCAACGTGGTGCCCATCTCCGTGCCGGCCCTGCGCGAACGCATCGAAGACATTCCGGCCCTGATCCATGTATTTCTCTCCAAAACAGCTGAAGACAACGGCACCCCGGCCAAGCAGATGGCGCCCGAGGCCGTGGAAATGCTCAAACAGTACGAATGGCCGGGCAATGTCCGGGAACTCAAAAACCTGGTGGAGCGGCTGGACATAATGGCCGGGGATTCCATTGGGGTCAAAGACCTTCCTGCGCCTTACAACACAGCCGTCAGGCCACCGGCCACCCCGGCTGCGGAACTGTTTTCCTTTGACCGGCTCAGGGATGCACAGCAGGCCTTTGAAGAGGTATTTATAATGCAAAAACTCAAATCCCATGATTTTGACATCAACAAAACCGCAAAGTCCACGGGAGCAGACAAAACCCGGGTAAAAAAGATTCAGCAGAAAATCACCCGGCAGAAGGGACCTGAAAAATGA
- a CDS encoding DUF368 domain-containing protein, whose product MSSGPRAKTWKSVFMDPPGPRSKGAAVFLAVKGACMGAADTVPGVSGGTIALITGIYQDLLAAVKSVDARAIHRLLVLDIKGALAGVHLRFLLSLFCGIGIAVFSLARVMNYLLAHHPVPTWSLFFGLIAASIWAVGRRVAAWSAGPAAGFCAGTAAAWYVVGLVPAQTPETIWFVFLSGMLAVCAMILPGLSGAFILLILGKYEYVLGLVENPFVPANLGMLAVLAAGCAVGLAGFARLLKYVLDTRPDLAIAGLTGLMLGSMRKIWPWKEPLVTEQIHGKLMVITERNIWPEPKFSELMIPLVLMAAGFGAVVAMERISSRWSSGHHTVSSESSESPPSKQ is encoded by the coding sequence TTGAGTTCAGGTCCCCGCGCCAAAACCTGGAAATCCGTGTTTATGGACCCGCCGGGACCCCGTTCCAAAGGCGCTGCCGTTTTCCTGGCGGTCAAGGGTGCATGCATGGGGGCGGCTGATACCGTGCCCGGGGTGTCGGGCGGTACCATTGCGCTGATCACCGGCATTTACCAGGACCTGCTGGCGGCAGTCAAATCCGTTGACGCCCGGGCCATACACCGTCTGCTTGTTTTGGATATCAAGGGCGCTTTGGCCGGGGTCCATCTTCGCTTTCTTTTGAGCCTGTTTTGCGGTATCGGCATTGCGGTGTTCAGCCTGGCCCGGGTGATGAACTATCTGCTGGCCCATCATCCCGTGCCCACCTGGAGTCTTTTTTTTGGCCTGATCGCCGCTTCGATCTGGGCTGTGGGGCGCCGGGTGGCTGCATGGTCTGCAGGGCCGGCTGCTGGATTTTGTGCCGGGACGGCAGCTGCGTGGTACGTTGTGGGCTTGGTGCCGGCACAAACCCCTGAAACCATTTGGTTCGTGTTTTTGTCCGGGATGCTGGCGGTCTGCGCCATGATTTTGCCAGGGTTGAGCGGTGCGTTTATCCTGTTGATTCTCGGCAAGTATGAATATGTCCTGGGCCTGGTGGAAAATCCCTTTGTCCCGGCAAACCTGGGAATGCTCGCAGTTCTGGCCGCGGGATGCGCCGTTGGGCTGGCCGGGTTTGCCAGGCTGCTCAAATACGTGCTCGATACCCGGCCCGATCTGGCCATCGCCGGTTTGACCGGTCTGATGCTGGGCTCCATGCGAAAAATCTGGCCCTGGAAAGAACCTCTGGTCACAGAGCAGATTCACGGCAAGCTGATGGTGATCACGGAAAGAAATATCTGGCCGGAACCAAAGTTTTCCGAGCTGATGATCCCCCTGGTTTTGATGGCAGCCGGCTTTGGGGCCGTGGTGGCCATGGAGCGGATCTCAAGCCGGTGGTCTTCGGGACATCACACGGTTTCATCTGAATCTTCGGAATCGCCCCCCAGTAAACAATGA
- a CDS encoding S41 family peptidase, with protein MHSQKKSPVRKGFVLALAAAVFFLASSVHGELSKADTYEGLKLFSDVIEELEKNYVEPVDTRDLIEEAIHGMVESLDPHSTFMPPEAFESLQSETRGDFGGIGIVITKEDGRLTVVSPIEGTPAYKAGIQANDVIIKVEDESTQDMMLWEAVKQMRGEPGTELQITVVREGEPEPLEFTLVRAVIPMDSVRHIILQPGYGYLWVTNFRENTTDEVKKALADLEKNADPLKGLILDLRDNPGGLLTQAVSLSDVFLADGRIVSIRGRDQKEESVYRAEDDNQEPDYPIVVLINGGSASAAEIVAGALQDNGRALVLGTTSFGKGSVQTVRPLRNGYGLKYTVARYYTPKGISIQAEGIHPDLVVKRRLLDEKSGGLDARRIKEGDLKNHLPGKMELEQDGQEPGPSESDGEKAGEGQTEDETDVQKLMRLRDSLYEHSERSPDALMLDSQINRAYEILRGYEVFSAMGD; from the coding sequence ATGCATTCTCAAAAAAAATCTCCCGTCCGAAAAGGGTTTGTGCTGGCTCTGGCGGCTGCTGTTTTCTTTCTGGCCTCCAGTGTGCACGGAGAGCTTTCAAAGGCAGATACTTATGAGGGCCTGAAGCTGTTTTCCGACGTGATCGAGGAACTGGAGAAAAATTACGTGGAACCGGTGGATACGCGGGACCTTATCGAAGAGGCCATCCACGGAATGGTCGAAAGCCTGGATCCGCATTCCACGTTCATGCCGCCGGAAGCCTTTGAAAGTCTCCAGAGTGAAACCCGGGGGGATTTCGGGGGGATCGGCATTGTGATTACCAAGGAAGACGGCCGGTTAACAGTTGTCTCGCCCATTGAGGGCACCCCTGCCTACAAGGCCGGCATTCAGGCCAATGATGTCATTATCAAGGTGGAAGACGAATCCACCCAGGACATGATGCTGTGGGAGGCGGTCAAGCAGATGCGGGGAGAGCCCGGCACAGAACTTCAGATCACGGTGGTGCGCGAAGGCGAGCCCGAGCCTCTGGAATTTACACTGGTCCGGGCCGTGATTCCCATGGACAGCGTCCGCCATATCATACTCCAGCCGGGCTACGGATACCTGTGGGTGACCAATTTCCGGGAAAACACCACCGACGAGGTCAAAAAGGCCCTGGCAGACCTGGAGAAAAATGCAGACCCGCTAAAGGGCCTGATTCTGGATTTGCGCGACAACCCGGGTGGACTGCTGACCCAGGCGGTTTCTCTGTCTGATGTGTTTCTGGCCGACGGCAGAATCGTTTCCATCCGGGGGCGGGATCAAAAAGAAGAAAGCGTCTACAGGGCCGAAGACGATAACCAGGAGCCTGATTATCCCATTGTGGTCCTGATCAACGGCGGCAGCGCAAGCGCTGCGGAAATCGTGGCCGGGGCCCTGCAGGACAACGGCCGCGCCCTGGTTCTGGGCACCACTTCCTTTGGAAAAGGCTCTGTGCAGACAGTCCGGCCCCTTCGCAACGGATACGGGCTGAAATACACAGTTGCCCGCTATTATACCCCCAAGGGGATTTCCATCCAGGCCGAGGGTATTCATCCGGACCTGGTGGTCAAACGCCGCCTGCTGGATGAGAAATCCGGGGGTTTGGATGCCCGGCGGATCAAGGAAGGGGATCTGAAAAATCATCTTCCCGGGAAAATGGAGCTTGAACAAGACGGACAGGAACCCGGGCCTTCTGAGAGCGACGGAGAAAAGGCCGGGGAAGGGCAAACAGAGGATGAAACCGATGTGCAAAAACTGATGCGCCTGCGCGATTCTTTATACGAGCACAGTGAACGGAGTCCGGATGCTTTGATGCTCGATTCCCAGATCAACCGGGCTTATGAAATTTTGCGGGGATACGAGGTCTTTTCCGCCATGGGCGATTGA